From the genome of Carassius auratus strain Wakin chromosome 26, ASM336829v1, whole genome shotgun sequence, one region includes:
- the LOC113044342 gene encoding uncharacterized protein LOC113044342 translates to MATPESEISKSAPASSQRPRRAIQRPAFLDDYVVNYTGNPSGQTVKPKQKVMVTSTPISSHHLFGTAGASEDFMLQIMEITRQQSETARRQTELLEKVLLHCTPQTSAHSSQASSRHQTPRTQILKSVEKGRPKYDASLDVVTPDRHPWPQPGKTQSTQPPFVEELSQMLRRTQIRDTNFQSPPPMSRETSLSTHHYASPCCSPSADPIRTHVHASAEPWMKPLPPLPDQRPRQTTQLPYYQVPPPSEAFPVQSQFAPETEPMSRISYPVTTSHLRADAVPYIPHPSSYWPPTVEGPTFPDFIKEDRAQYVELRIALDNLLHPQLPEHYKYSILLKHVKVPNAHRLVLAHAESVTPYTNALQALDRRYGRPYQFVLREIETLENLPPIHAGDERAFDSFSLRVQAIVGMLKALKEEGIEELHSGSNVKRLLNRLPRSQQTQFRRHHLKRNPDKTKFSLLEFADWLQLEANCMEFDPTDETKPIKRDQKAVIRGYSKQTTVLHGVEQRQATEPLPESKAVHPKLPTKRKAVCPYCCAEHYLSQCTVFTTLTKEQMVGWIKDNKRCWKCARSHMAKDCDLKKPCHLCQAKHLSILHDINQRKGEVTSENNSLYNSTTETLYLDQPRCGGKVFLKVVKVTIHHQQNALDTFAVLDDGSERTILLDTAAQHLGLKGKPEQLNLRTVHQDIRALHGTSVNFSLSTPTDP, encoded by the coding sequence ATGGCAACTCCAGAGTCTGAAATATCTAAATCTGCTCCTGCCTCATCCCAGCGCCCACGCAGAGCAATCCAGAGGCCTGCCTTCTTAGACGACTATGTGGTCAACTATACTGGGAACCCATCAGGACAGACTGTTAAACCTAAACAGAAGGTAATGGTGACTTCAACCCCCATCTCCTCTCACCACCTATTTGGAACAGCTGGGGCATCAGAAGATTTCATGCTGCAGATAATGGAAATTACAAGGCAACAGAGCGAGACTGCTAGACGCCAAACAGAACTCTTGGAAAAAGTCCTGCTACACTGTACTCCTCAAACATCTGCTCACTCCTCACAAGCATCATCTCGGCATCAGACACCTAGAACCCAGATCCTGAAATCAGTGGAAAAGGGAAGGCCAAAATACGATGCCAGTCTTGATGTTGTAACTCCAGATCGTCATCCTTGGCCACAGCCTGGGAAAACCCAAAGCACCCAACCCCCTTTCGTTGAGGAGCTGTCTCAAATGCTGAGGAGAACCCAAATCAGAGACACTAATTTCCAGTCACCACCCCCAATGAGCAGAGAGACCAGTCTGTCGACACACCATTATGCCTCACCATGCTGCAGCCCCTCAGCAGATCCGATTAGAACACATGTACATGCCAGTGCAGAACCCTGGATGAAACCATTACCTCCTCTCCCAGACCAGAGACCGAGACAAACCACCCAGCTCCCATACTATCAAGTACCACCACCTTCTGAAGCTTTCCCAGTGCAAAGTCAGTTTGCTCCAGAGACTGAGCCAATGTCAAGAATTTCGTACCCAGTTACAACATCTCATCTTAGAGCTGATGCAGTGCCCTACATTCCCCATCCCTCATCATACTGGCCTCCAACAGTAGAGGGCCCTACCTTCCCAGATTTCATTAAAGAAGACAGAGCCCAGTATGTGGAACTTAGGATCGCCCTAGACAACCTGCTTCACCCCCAATTACCAGAGCATTACAAATACTCCATCCTGCTTAAACATGTAAAGGTACCTAATGCACACAGACTGGTGCTAGCACATGCAGAGTCAGTTACGCCGTATACTAATGCTCTACAAGCCCTTGACAGAAGGTATGGCCGGCCCTACCAGTTTGTGCTAAGGGAGATAGAGACTTTGGAGAATCTGCCACCTATCCATGCTGGTGATGAGCGGGCATTTGACAGCTTTTCCCTTAGAGTCCAAGCCATAGTCGGTATGCTCAAAGCCTTGAAGGAGGAGGGGATTGAAGAACTACACAGTGGATCAAATGTGAAACGCCTTCTGAACCGTCTTCCTCGTTCACAACAAACCCAATTTAGGAGACATCACCTCAAAAGAAACCCAGATAAGACCAAGTTCTCCCTCCTCGAGTTTGCAGATTGGCTACAGCTAGAAGCCAACTGTATGGAATTTGACCCAACTGATGAGACAAAACCCATAAAACGAGATCAAAAGGCAGTGATTCGGGGATATAGCAAACAAACGACCGTATTGCATGGTGTAGAACAAAGACAGGCCACAGAACCATTACCTGAATCCAAAGCAGTTCATCCCAAATTACCTACCAAGCGCAAAGCCGTCTGTCCATACTGTTGTGCAGAACATTACCTCAGCCAGTGTACCGTATTCACAACATTAACTAAGGAGCAAATGGTTGGATGGATCAAAGACAATAAACGATGCTGGAAATGTGCACGCTCCCACATGGCCAAGGACTGTGACCTAAAGAAACCGTGCCATCTTTGCCAAGCCAAACACCTCTCCATACTCCACGACATCAACCAAAGGAAAGGTGAGGTTACCAGTGAGAACAATAGTCTGTACAACTCCACCACAGAGACTCTTTACTTAGACCAACCTCGTTGTGGTGGGAAGGTGTTCCTGAAAGTTGTAAAGGTTACCATACATCATCAACAGAACGCTTTGGACACATTTGCTGTACTTGATGACGGTTCAGAGCGCACCATTCTGCTTGACACAGCTGCACAGCATCTAGGATTAAAAGGCAAACCTGAGCAACTGAATTTACGGACAGTACACCAAGACATCAGGGCATTGCATGGCACTTCCGTAAACTTCAGCTTATCCACTCCAACTGACCCCTAA